TCATTACTTGTTGGTGATTTTCTGTTTGTAAGCAAATTAAATTACGGACCAAGAATTCCAAATACTCCACTTGCTTTTCCCTTTGCACATCACACTATGCCAATTATAAAAACCAAATCATATCTTGAATGGATAAAAGTTGGATATCATCGTTTGCCGGGATTTGAAAAAATAGAAAACAATGATGTAGTAGTTTTTAACTATCCAATGGAGGATTTCAGACCTGTTGATAAAAAAGAAAATTATATCAAAAGATGTCTGGCTATTGCTGGAGATACATTAGAAATTGTTGACAGAAAAATACTAATAAACGGAAAACATGAAAAGTTACCGGATAAAGGACAATACCGCTATTTTGTAAAAACTAACGGACAAGGATTTAGACCAGGATTATTACACAGCATTGGAATTTCTGATTATCAGCAGTTAATGGGAGAATTAGGATCTTATGTAATGTTTATGACCAACGAAAATGCTGAAGAAATTAAAAATTTAGCTTCTGTTACAAAAGTTGAACCTATAATTGAATCTGCTAATAACTTTGATTCAAGAGTTTTTCCTTTTTATGAGGAACTTAGATGGAATATGGACAATTTCGGACCAATTTATATTCCTAAGAAAGGTGATAAAATTGAAATGAACGAAGCAAATTTTCATATTTATAGAAGGGCAATCATGATTTATGAAAATAATCCAAGCCTTGAAATGAAAAACGCACAGGTATTTCTTGAAAATGAGCCTATTGACTATTATACTTTTAAAATGAATTATTACTGGTTAATGGGTGATAACAGGCATAATTCTCTTGATTCAAGATTCTGGGGCTTTGTATCAGAAGATCATGTTGTTGGTAAAGCATTATTCTTGTGGATGTCTTGGGACAAAGATGGTAAAGGTATTAATAAAATAAGGTGGGATAGAATTTTTAACGGAATTCATTAATCTTTTTTAAAAATTTACTGAAGCTTTTTTAAGTCTATCGTTTATTGCTCTTCCTAAGCCATTATCAGGGAATTTTTCTGCAATAATAAAATCAAATCCTCTTTCATCTAATTCATGCATAGAATGAAATAGTTTTTTTGCCGCTTCGTCAAGACTTCCTTCTGGGGAAAGAATACATTGATTTTCTGATTTAATTGCAGTATGCTTTTTGTTAAAAGCTATTAGCCCGATATTTTTACTTTTTCTCTTAAGTAATATTTCTTCAACATTATCAAAAAATAGGGGTGTTTTTGTAGCGTAATGGCTTTTTAATTGACCGGGAGAATCAGGTTCTTGATTTTTATTTGATATAATTTTTATTTTTGGGTAAAGAGTTATAATATCTTCAACAGAAACACCTCCAAGCCTATGAATTATTAAGTTATCTTTTTCCCAGCTAACAATAGTTGATTCAATTCCAACATTACATTTTCCTCCATCCAAAATAAAAGGAATTTTTCCATTTAACTGTTCATAAACGTGCTGTGGAGAAGTAGGGCTGACTTTACCAAAAAGATTTGCACTTGGTGCAGCAACAGGAAAGTCAAGAGTGCTGAGTAACTTTATTGTAAGAGGATGATTAGGAAAACGAATTGCTACCTTGGGTAATCCTGAAGTAACAATGTCAGAAATAATTTTTCTTTTATTCAATAAATAAGTCAATGGACCAGGTGAAAATCTCTCAGCAAGCTTTTTTATAATTTCAGGTATTGATTGAACAAATTTTTCAGTTTTATAAATAGAATCAAAGTGAACAATTAAAGGATCAAAACTTGGGCGATTTTTTGTTTTATAAATTTTTAGCAATGTAGAATCAGAAAGTGCATTACCTGCTAAGCCATAAACCGTTTCGGTAGGAATTGCAACAACTTCTCCTTTATCAAGAAAATACTTTGCTTGTTCAATATCTGTTGATATTATCGTTTTCATATATAGTACAAAGATAAAATTTATATTA
This window of the Bacteroidota bacterium genome carries:
- the lepB gene encoding signal peptidase I, giving the protein MANYIWTLYGILTIVSFWLIFNKANEKGWKAVIPFYNIFIALKIVNRPWWWLIIFLIPGVNIFMLLILFVQLIKSFGKYDFKTLTIGMLLAPAYLLYVGVKDNFKYVGPSGSEEYRKNRKKSKSKEWTDALVFAAIAATIIRWFMIEAYTIPTSSMERSLLVGDFLFVSKLNYGPRIPNTPLAFPFAHHTMPIIKTKSYLEWIKVGYHRLPGFEKIENNDVVVFNYPMEDFRPVDKKENYIKRCLAIAGDTLEIVDRKILINGKHEKLPDKGQYRYFVKTNGQGFRPGLLHSIGISDYQQLMGELGSYVMFMTNENAEEIKNLASVTKVEPIIESANNFDSRVFPFYEELRWNMDNFGPIYIPKKGDKIEMNEANFHIYRRAIMIYENNPSLEMKNAQVFLENEPIDYYTFKMNYYWLMGDNRHNSLDSRFWGFVSEDHVVGKALFLWMSWDKDGKGINKIRWDRIFNGIH
- a CDS encoding L-threonylcarbamoyladenylate synthase, encoding MKTIISTDIEQAKYFLDKGEVVAIPTETVYGLAGNALSDSTLLKIYKTKNRPSFDPLIVHFDSIYKTEKFVQSIPEIIKKLAERFSPGPLTYLLNKRKIISDIVTSGLPKVAIRFPNHPLTIKLLSTLDFPVAAPSANLFGKVSPTSPQHVYEQLNGKIPFILDGGKCNVGIESTIVSWEKDNLIIHRLGGVSVEDIITLYPKIKIISNKNQEPDSPGQLKSHYATKTPLFFDNVEEILLKRKSKNIGLIAFNKKHTAIKSENQCILSPEGSLDEAAKKLFHSMHELDERGFDFIIAEKFPDNGLGRAINDRLKKASVNF